Part of the Pomacea canaliculata isolate SZHN2017 linkage group LG11, ASM307304v1, whole genome shotgun sequence genome is shown below.
ATGTGGGACAGGTTGGCAGGCAGTTAACCGCTAGTATTCCTGCCTCCTGCTCCTCCCAACCGAATCACAGACTACCACGGGCTGGACCCTAGACCAACATGGCTTCTTGCTGAACAAGCTTTTAACCCTAAACACTGGTGTCAAACAGGGATGAATTCTGTCCCCGTACCTATTCCTACTGGCCATGGACTGGCTcatgaaacaaacaacaaaatacaagaaaagaggAATTTGTTGGACACTGACATGTGTACTGGAGGGCAgattatgctgatgacattgttaTGTTCTTCAGACAGCGGAAAGATGCGAAGGAAAAGATCAACAATCGGagcaaaaatgcataaaaatatgatttaaaataaacacaggcaaaacaaaagaaatgagacagaATGCCAAGTCAAGAGAACCCACCAGAACTGATAACAAAGAAGTAGAGGAGACTGAAGAATTGACATACCTTGGCAGTGTAGTAACAACAGATGGAGATACAGAACAGGATGTGAAGAACTGACTCATCAAAGCACATCAAGCATTTTCCATGCTAGAAGAAATTTAGCAGTCCAAGGCTCTAAGGAATAGAAAATGAAGAATCTACAGAAGCAATGTCTTTTCAGTCTCACTCTGTGAAGTGAATGCTGGAAGACATCAGCAAACATCAAACTAGAGACCTACCAAAGCAAATGTCTGAGGGACATTGTCAAGATATTCCGGCCTTGTACTTAATTACTAATGAAGAAATGGTGACAAGAGCCAGCTGCTGACATGACAGCCACAAGCCACAGGTCAAACACGAAGATGTCCATGGCGAGGGCATGTGGGCACCATGAAGCCACATCACCACCTACTGTAGCCCTCCAGTGGACAACTGATGGTGGTCGGCCACAGCAAACACAGCGAAGGTCAATACAAACTGTTGTGGAGCAGCAGGCCTCAACTTTCTGGATTGACAAAAATGGAAGTTTGTAGTGGATGTGTAATGTACCGCCTTAGGCACGAAGGGGAGTAAGTAAGTAAATACAAACTTGCGATtattcccccttcccccacgACGATCTATAGCCGTGACAATCACCAGTCACCCGAGTAACATTCTGTGCAAAAtcatacaaaagagacagcaaagTCAGAAGAAAAGATGACGACTTGTGtgatttcaacaaaaataaaaatgacagaactTTATATTTGTTAGAGTCAGACACATTTGTCTGCACCTGTTAAACCgacaaaacaatgataaaacacgataagataaaaaaatatgatcgAACCAAATGCCTTGAgagttgtgtttgtttcttgaaatGCCTGGAAGCTGCACAACCTATTTGTCTACAGAAAAACAAGTATTcattataatttgtttcttcattatAGTTGACTGTTTTTTAGTCTTGCTTTCtagtcaaaataataaaaataataacaactctTGACTCAGTTGTGCCTGATATTTACTGGAGCAGTCCTACCACGAGTGATGACAGCAACTATTCAAGGGCCGGCTGacatttttatctgtgtttgtttttcatttgaaatcCTCCTCAAGTCTACCTGCTCATTACCTGCTCATTACCTGGCGCTGAAGGCGGGCTTTGTAGCCTGGCTTGTCACATCCACACCCACTGCTACAGGGCAAGCAGCCAATGTCGGCAACCTGCACGTgcacgcgcttgtgtgtgtgcacatgtgtccGTGTGTTCGTGcaactgtgtatgtgtgcaaacgtgtttgtgcatatgtgtgttcgtgcgagtgtttgtgcgtgtgtgtatgtgtgcatgtgtgtatatatgtgtgcgcaCGTGAGTGTGGAAATACTACTCAGGCACAGCTTATTTGATCCCACACAGCTGTGACTGCCACATGAACTGTGACTGCCGCATGAACTACAGCTGTGACTGCCGCATGCACTACAGCTGTGACTGCCGCATGCACTACAGCTGTGACTGCCGCATGAACTACAGCTGTGACTGCCGCATGCACTACAGCTGTGACTGCTGCATGAACTGTGACTGCCGCATGCACTACAGCTGTGACTGCCGCATGAACTGGGACTGCCGCATGCACTACAGCTGTGACTGCCGCATGAACTACAGCTGTGACTGCCGCATGAACTGGGACTGCCGCATGAACTACAGCTGTGACTGCCGCATGAACTGGGACTGCCGCATGAACTACAGCTGTGACTGCCGCATGCACTACAGCTGACTGCCGCATGAACTACAGCTGTGACTGCCACTTCAACTGCAAACAAAGTGTTATAcacagtgtcccgagacaagATGTGAACCCTGACTTTCTCCCTGCAGTGGTGGCAAGCGAGTGATTGAACCTCTACACTAGCGGGCGCCCCTACGTACATCACGAGATCCTGCATCAGATGATGGGGTGCGCGCACGTCGCCATGGTGACAGCGTCCTGCTGGCTGGCCAGGTAAAAGCTCGGGCCGCTAACAATCGATGAGCGGTGGGCCCTCGGTCGTCCATTGTAGTCGTGTGTGGAATGGCGTCTGACAAGAGCGAGCTGCGACAGAGGCTGCTGACAGAACCTGGCGATGAAGACCAGCGCCAGAAGGGTGAGCAGGTGACAGGGCCACCCTACACAGGCAAAGTGTTTTTGGCCCGCAAGAAGAAACCCGACCCATGGTACATACGAGTGCTGGAGGTCAgattatttcttcattcttcagttttgtttttctaaacgAAATTTGTACGCGgtctgcaaagaaaaatgtaaactgtaaaTACACGTTTTATCCAGTTGGAAGTTAGACGACTTtgtgaagaaatgtgttttagtTGGAAATGTATCAGATGCAATGTTTGCTCACATCAATTTTAGAAGCTAGCAACGGACAAAATAGTTTAATGAACATCCGTAGAATTGGCTTTGTCAACGTCCTTGTTGAGCTGTTCCAGCAAAGTGGAGATGAGAAGTCTTTGTGCTCTGTACCAAAAAGTCTAGGAAGACAAAGAATCAATCATGAGCCTAACCCCTCTGTGGAACAGTTATCGGAAGAACAGGCAAGAACACAGTTGAACAGGACAGGGTCTAGCACTACCATAACATCAGGCTTACTACCAAGTACTTCGTCATATTAGTCCTGCTTTGTGATGTTAAATACTGGGTCAAAAACATCCCTTTTGGGGAAGGTCTCTCATGCTGGTTCTTCAAGGCATTTCAAGGAAGAGATCTGTCTATTCCTAACACTAATCGAGTCTTATGCCTGCATGTGCACGCACACCCCTAAACTGAAAggtaaaaatgatgacaaagagCAAGACTTGAATTCTTTAATACTAAGACCCACAAGAATCGACAGTTGTGGTAGATTACATACTACCTTATCTGCTTCACTACAAAGTAAACATGGTTGAAACTCTTTTTCAAGCCTTCTTGAAGAAGTTCTACATGTTGCAGCATACTTTCCATAAAGTGAATGGGCTGATGTGTACTGTCCTATTTTTCAGGCAGTTGTCATTGTGGGGGCTGTGGCAGCAGCACtgtactgctactactactttGAACATGTTCATTTTCATGTCACTCATGGTTATGCCCACCTGGGATACTCAGAGGCCCAGCATCAGGTGGGACAGCGTTACCTGCATGGTCAGTACCTGTGCCTTTCTCTCAGTATTTGAAATGACTCAAGTGCTGTAATTCTCAACAGAAATTGATATTTAGACATGTTACACATCACTTTATACCTTCATGTTTATAGACCTACATTTCAGACCTACACCTCATAGTGAAGCCGGTCAAAGTTAAATAAAGCATTAAACATCATGaactgagaaagaaataaagaagatacAACATAGAATGTGTTAACTAAAGTTAATATAACGACATTTAATACTGTTTTCATGAGTTATCACAACTACTTTGATGTGTAACAAAACAGAGAATGTCTATAATCctacaatgtttaaaaaaaatcattcaataGAGGCTGATGTGTGTAATAAATCATCTGCCCCATCAGAGCTCAATAAGTAAAAACACTTCAAAGTGAATTTCCCAAATGGCTTGCTTAGTCAAAGAAGAGTGGAATGAGACTGAACCAATAGGCTGGCAAACTGACCTTTTGATACCAAGACTACTGGTAGAGATTGGTAGTAAAAAAGGAGTCCTTTCAGTAATAAGAACAAAATCTACTATATCTGATCCATTAATCTACATCTTCAATTTTTGGAAGATTACCAATTGCAGAATCCCAATCCTTACCAGAAAGATTTTCGCCTTTTTTTTAGGTTGGACAATTACAAGGCCTAGATTACAAATGCCTAATGATTCTTTTCACTATACAAGTGTTGGTAAACAGCTTACAGGGAGGTACCAGTAGCCATGTAAATTATCTGATTTAGTGCTTACCTCTATTCTTGTATAACGGCAGTTGAAACACCAATCCCCGACAgccaaaaaatgtaaatgaatagCCAACAGATTTCCTGCTTACcactaaacagtttttaaaggaAGGTGTGCAGCAGTCCAAGACAGCAAAATACAGGCTATTGTGCCTCCTTCACTCTAGGATTGGAATGAACCAGCTTCCAAGAGTAGTAGTAAGTCCTTACGTGCGGGTATACCTGAATGCCTCAGTTCTTCTGCAGTGAAGTTTCTTTGGTAAACAGTTGAAATTGAACTATTTGTTCATCAGCCGGTGGCTTGCAGCTGTtgacaaattattttgcatGCATTACAGGTGTTGGTGTAGAGAAACATGCAGACAAGGCCATGGAGTGGTTCAGGTGAGCTTATAGACTATTTTTAAACCATCTTGGGGAAGCTTTTCTTTTCAGCCTTTGCAGTTCCCCCTTTTTCTTATAGATTTGTGAAAGCTAGTATGAATAATGTGATGAATGAACCACACCTCACTCTGAAAATAGAGTATTACACACTGGACAAATCAAAGATGTTGTCATACAGATTTATTGTCACCtaaaagttttgacattttgggATCtgacaatttataaaaaaatcataacctCAGGCATGGTTTGCAGGAAAGCTGCTGACCAGGGACATCCACATGCTGCTTATAATTTGGCTATTGGTCACTTGAAAGGCTACCAGACTGACCTTAAGCCAGGGTTAGTGCCTTGACACCTTTTGTTTTAACCTTTTACAAAAGGTAAGTCCTCAGCAGGTGTGACTCCAACGTAAGCATGGTAAGCAAGAGGGTATAATGACAAAATGATTAAGACCCTATAAGATCAGTGTTTCAATTTAACTGTCTGGACACAATGATTACAATCTATACTTCTGTTTCTATCCCCAGAGAGTCACACTGCCTGATCCACCATGCCGCCTCTAAGGGAGTGAAAGAAGCACACCATGTTCTCAACAATGTTTGCACGCTTGGACACTGTGTCTAAAGAAATGCACCATGTTCTCAATAATACTTGCATACTTACATattgtgtgtaaaatatatatatatatcaataacATATCATTTCCGAGTGGAATTCTGCACATGGTGTCAAACTTTTGTACTTGATAAAGTGTCCTAAGCAATGAGGAGCTAAAAAAAGCTAACCAAAAAGTACATATCATTTGATGCCTCAGTCAAACTGAATAATCAGACCTTTATTGGCTGATTAAACTGCAGCAATTTCAAACTTATTAAACCATAAGACAATAACTTTTATAGACTGAACTGGAGTGTAGAGAAATAACAATGGCTCATAATGAAAAGAAAGCTGACGACAcgttaccaaaaacaaaaaaactattttcaactTAATTCTATTATCTCTATTGCTGAAAATGTGCTGGTCTTTAGTTTTTCATGAAGGAATAAACCTGACTCTATCCATGTAGAACACATCTACACTCATTTATCGATTGTTTACCATATCAAAAATCCTATGGCATACCTTAACACTCACTGACTGCACTAAAACTCTGAAAGAGAATTCATGCAATTACATCGCTGTGACAGCATTCCTATGCTGGTTATATTCCTCTACATGTACTACAGTGCAAACAGACCACTGTTGATATTATCTATCcctaaaacaaatatttgttttatatgtgATAACTAGCACACTTTTAACTATTACACTGATTTGTCACAAATCTAAGATACTAAGATACGCACTTTAATGTTTTGCACTTGTTCATTGGTTGCTAGTGTTTGCTGTTGAAAACTTCACACTTAGTAAATTTTtgagttaataaaaataatgacaacattGTTGGTTATCTTGTTCACGCCATACCATACCATGCTAACAGTACAGATTTTGATAGCCTCCTTTTcataagtgaaataaaaagctCCTGAATAACACAATCAAATTGAATACTGAGagttagcaagaaaaaaagaaaagtgtggaATGAATTACTAAAGTTTAGTAATCAGCCTTTGTTTACTGAAGATTTCCTTTATTATAGCTCACAACCAAACACACAACTCTTgctatatttaagaaaataagcctggaatttgaacatttaaaaataataaaaaaatgttgagcatgtaccaatttttaaatatttggagCACTTCTTGATTTCTGTGCAAAACAAGACCAACAAAACATTATAGCATCTTTTTCTTGCAATTTCTTCCAGCACCATCCATACATTCACTAGGACACTTCAAGGAATTATACAATCACCCTTTTACTCACGTCATACACATCAGCCCATGGGCttcaaaatataacacaaataaGCCCATagactttaaaacatttctatcATTTTCATCAGTTCTCTGATGACTGCCTTCATGGGGTGCATCTCTCATAATGAAGCTTCTGAATACTAACCTAATATAGACCCATTTGTCACTTGGTGcgaaaacaattatttagaaTTGAATGTGAGTAATGAAACAGTATTGAATGTCATCAGGAAAAGACTGACAGTACAGCAGGTTACCATCAACAATGGACCAATGAAAATTGCTTTTCAGTTCAAATACTTAGGGGTTGTGAAAGGTCAAGACATGGCACCGATGGCTAATAATAATACTGAAAGTAAATACTGATATTTAGGTGGTAAGATGCCACAATTTCTTGTGcgtattatttatattacatgaCATGGATGGTTAAACACCAGCTAAACTTTCGTTCTCATAACCAGACTTCTATTGCCTTTACCTGTTTACCTGTGgataaattttgttcttaaatgGAAAGACAAGCCAGATTGTAAGGTGGACTTCAATGATAAATACTGACTTTGAATGATGTCCGATCAAAATTTCGGGTCGCGAAATGGTTGTTTACTTACAATGAATggcgttaaaaaaaatctcagccGGCTATGGAAGTCCTCCTTCTTGGCCATTTCTCTTGCTGTTCCCTTTAAGTCTGCTATCCTATGACCTCTTCACACAGCTTTTATAGCGGTAAAAAGAAGTTCCAAGTGCTATTGTATGTTTTCCTTTGCTTATGTCTATCTTGCTGTCTTCGTCAATCTTGTGTCTGGCTCCGCGAGTGATTGTGTGTTGGAGCGACTGTGTCAGCGGCGACACTGGGGACAATCCACGACATGAGCTTTAATGAACTTCATCacacaaagacaacaaagggctgtgttttcttttgtatatcTTTTTAATTCCTTGATTTTGCAATAATTCCAATTATTACATATTGTTATCTAACAGCTCGTActcttttctatttattaaaatttattttacgtTACATTCTCCTCTAGTATTTATTgtctatgtttgtgtttgtctaacTACATATTTTCAAAGTCTCTCTATATTTTATACTTGTTCTTAATTTTTCCGAAACTCACTTCACAGACAGTTTAGCTATATGGCTCAAACATTGTCTACACGACATTCTAGCATTGTTTAATCTGCAGGCTACCCTTTCCTATGAATTTGTAAATGGGAACACCTCGCTGACACATCCCTGGCGCCCGCTGGCGCCCCCTTGACCAAGATGGAGTGCGCACCATACACCAATGGCCCAGCCCTGTCAACGCGGCGAGAAGGGGGCTGGAAGGcggggcaagagcaccaccaccTGATGGTTACCGACAAACCTAGGTTCTTAATTGTAATatataacaacacacacacacacgcacacgcacactcacacacaaacaagcacgcacgtacgcacagaaagaataaaaatacaaatgcgGGAGACaaactaaaaagtaaaatagacatgaaatgattttgtttcgCTAAAACCCTTATGAGGATACCATACcataacaattttctttcaatggaaaacaaaagcgaatTAGGGCTTGTatacaagtcctttattttacaagaacattgtaacgattcgcgattgaggcgaatctagttagattcatatttagttttaactttccctgtggtcaggggaagagcagtcgcgcgagcgctgacgtggctctgcgtgacgattcttttgcatcatatagtgaatgacgtaaatgaGCTTAGgacagcgtaactagggcgacggtaggcaatggagagccatgtagtacttgTGATTGGttggcacagtctccaagaaagactgttagggggtcgtcctagttacctggtcgctaagggtgcctgattggtcaggaagaTGAGGAGAACGAGTTAACTTAGGAGATCTAACGGTTCTCGAGGCAGACGAGACCAACCAGTTGGAGTGTACAGAGCTCCGTGGGGAGTGTACAGTGTATGGTTGACTGCCAGCAACGGATAGCCGACGTGTGTCCAGTGGAGTATTATCGTGTGGAGTATTACCCAGTGTGGTACAGTAATCAATCCAAGCGGAATATAAtatcttcgccgatacggctttaatctccttaacttcacgaactgcttgaagaaattcagtggacttcacagttaacttcacagttaacttcacgaactgcgtgaagaaattcagtggattaacctgctggtccagtgatctcgtcagcgccaaccgtctgagaaacgttaggaggaggttgacgctggagggggtagcgtgattttattttgtttcattctcatctcatcgttagttaatttcataaacattaaatgtgttaatcgttggccggacctttttgttgaaaaaggtgaaagagtgcggcgagcgtggtttacatgcagatgtttacacgcgctcgcaaacagattcaacacactctttcgtaaaacgttacaaatataagatgtaataataaatccgatatatataatttaattgaAAGACATAAACTAACTGCAGTTACATGCTGCAAAAAGGTCCAGTCACTTTTCTACGCCTTCAGCTGACATGTAAGTAAATTATCTTCAGCTTACACAAAGTTCGTGTATTTCAGACTCAACTTGAAAATCCCTGGTGCCGAGGTGTTTCTCTTTCAAGGCATCCTCTGGGACTATGGCCAAGCAATGTCTAGGAAGGCGTGAACCAGGCTGATGGCGAAAAGGCagagggctggggattctggcatggcaccagGCCCTGGTGGTGGGGAGTCGGCCTAGCTTTAAAACTGGGCAAGAGAACaagcacccagtggcaggctgggggattcagcatggggcgggcaggaccccttgactggcacccagtgcaggctggggattcagcatgggcgggcaggacccttgactggcacccagtggcaggctgggggattcagcatgggcgggcaggacccttgactggcacccagtggcaggctgggggattcagcatggggcgggcaggaccctgactggcacccagtggcaggctgggggattcagcatggggcgggcaggaccccttgactggcacccagtggcaggctgggggattcagcatggggcgggcaggacccttgactgcacccagtggcaggctgggggattcagcatggggcgggcaggaccccttgactggcacccagtggcaggctgggggattcagcatggggcgggcaggaccccttagactggcacccagtggcaggctgggggattcagcatggggcgggcaggacccttgactggcacccagtggcaggctgggggattcagcatggggcgggcaggaccccttgactggcaccagtggcaggctgggggattcagcatggggcgggcaggaccccttgactggcacccagtggcaggctgggggattcagcatggggcgggcaggacccttgactggcacccagtggcaggctgggggattcagcatggggcgggcaggaccccttgactggcacccagtggcaggctgggggattcagcatggggcgggcaggaccccttgactggcacccagtggcaggctgggggattcagcatggggcgggcaggacccttgactggcacccagtggcaggctgggggattcagcatggggcgggcaggaccccttgactggcacccagtgcaggctggggattcagcatggggcgggcaggaccccttgactggcacccagtggcaggctgggggattcagcatggggcgggcaggaccccttgactggcacccagtggcaggctggggattcagcatggggcgggcaggaccccttgactggcacccagtggcaggctgggggattcagcatgggcgggcaggaccccttgactggcacccagtggcaggctgggggattcagcatggggcgggcaggaccccttgactggcacccagtggcaggctgggggattcagcatggggcgggcaggacccttgactggcacccagtggcaggctgggggattcagcatggggcgggcaggaccccttgactggcacccagtggcaggctgcggggattcagcatggggcgggcaggaccccttgactggcaccagtggcaggctgggggattcagcatggggcgggcaggaccccttgactggcacccagtgggcaggctgggggattcagcatggggcgggcaggacccttgactggcacccagtggcaggctgggggattcagcatggggctgggcaggacccttgactggcacccagtggcaggctgggggattcagcatggggcgggcaggaccccttgactggcaccaggcagtggcaggctgggggattcagcatggggcgggcaggaccccttgactggcacccagtggcaggcatgggggattcagcatggggcgggcaggacccctgactggcacccagtggcaggctgggggggCATTCAAGCAtgggcacccagtggcaggctggggattcgggggcaggacccttgactggcacccagtgcaggctggggagattcagcatggggcggcTGCAGTGACCCATGGGGCGAGACCCTTGACTGGCAGTGCAGGACTGGGGGGCAGCCATGGGGCGGGCCAGGACTGGCCCTTGGgactggcaccagtggcaggctgggggattcagcatgggcgGGGCAGGacccccttgactggcacccagtggcaggctgggggattcagcatggggcgggcaggacccttgactggcacccagtggcaggctgggggattcagcatggggcgggcaggaccccttgactggcacccagtggcaggctgggggattcagcatggggcgggcaggacccttgactggcacccagtggcaggctgggggattcagcatggggcgggcaggacccttgactggcacccagtggcaggctgggggattcagcatggggcgggcaggacccccttgactggcacccagtggcaggctgggattcagcatggggcgggcaggaccccttgactggcacccagtggcaggctgggggattcagcatggggcggcaggaccccttgactggcacccagtggcaggctgggggattcagcatggggcgggcaggaccccttgactggcacccagtggcaggctgggggattcagcatggggcgggcaggaccccttgactggcacccagtggcaggcctgggggattcagcatggggcgggcaggacccttgactggcacccagtggcaggctgggggattcagcatggggcgggcagaccccttgactggcacccagtggcaggctggggatt
Proteins encoded:
- the LOC112575945 gene encoding uncharacterized protein LOC112575945, whose protein sequence is MASDKSELRQRLLTEPGDEDQRQKGEQVTGPPYTGKVFLARKKKPDPWYIRVLEAVVIVGAVAAALYCYYYFEHVHFHVTHGYAHLGYSEAQHQVGQRYLHGVGVEKHADKAMEWFRKAADQGHPHAAYNLAIGHLKGYQTDLKPGESHCLIHHAASKGVKEAHHVLNNVCTLGHCV